Proteins encoded in a region of the Vitis riparia cultivar Riparia Gloire de Montpellier isolate 1030 chromosome 7, EGFV_Vit.rip_1.0, whole genome shotgun sequence genome:
- the LOC117917254 gene encoding abscisic acid 8'-hydroxylase CYP707A1-like, producing MGDIILYIFFSLVAILSFMLLKKPQQRANLPPGSMGWPYIGETLRLYSQNPDVFFSTRQKRYGEIVKTHILGCPCVMLASPEAAWFVLVTQAHLFKPTYPPSKEQLIGRWALFFHQGSYHLQMRKLVQGSLSLDVIRNLVPDIGAIAAACLESWSGGHVISTFHELKKFTFDVAILTIFGNLDTWNKEQLKKNYFILDKGYNSFPTSLPGTLFSKSASARRRLSKILSSIIKERKEERSVQKGLLGCLLNSRDENGQILTDDQIADNIIGVLFAAQDTTASMLTWILKYIHDDPKLLAAIRCEQEAIYKSNGGGNQPLTWAQTKNMAVTQKVIMESLRMASIISFTYREAVDDVYYKGYLIPKGWKVLPMFRNIHHNPDFFSDPYKFDPSRFEAGALKPNTFMPFGTGVHSCPGNEVAKLEMLIFIHYAVTKFRWEVVGSKTNGVQYQPFPVPEKGLPARFWKEC from the exons ATGGGGGATATTATCCTGTACATTTTCTTCTCCCTTGTTGCCATCCTTTCATTCATGCTGCTGAAGAAGCCACAGCAAAGAGCAAACCTCCCTCCAGGCTCAATGGGGTGGCCATACATAGGAGAGACTCTGCGGCTCTATTCCCAGAACCCAGatgttttcttttccacaaGGCAGAAAAG GTATGGGGAGATAGTGAAGACCCATATACTTGGGTGTCCCTGTGTGATGCTGGCCAGCCCTGAGGCTGCGTGGTTTGTGTTGGTGACACAAGCCCACTTGTTCAAGCCCACATACCCACCAAGCAAGGAACAGTTGATAGGGAGATGGGCACTTTTCTTTCACCAAGGTTCTTACCATTTGCAGATGAGAAAGTTGGTTCAAGGGTCTCTGTCTCTTGATGTTATTCGGAACTTAGTCCCGGACATTGGAGCCATTGCTGCCGCTTGCTTGGAGTCATGGTCTGGGGGTCATGTTATAAGCACCTTCCATGAGTTGAAGAAG TTCACTTTTGATGTTGCAATATTGACCATCTTTGGTAACTTGGATACTTGGAACAAAGAGCAGCTAAAGAAGAACTACTTCATACTGGACAAAGGTTACAATTCTTTTCCTACAAGCCTGCCTGGTACTTTATTCAGTAAATCAGCCTCG GCAAGAAGAAGGTTGAGCAAGATTCTCAGCAGCATTATTAAGGAGAGGAAGGAGGAGAGATCAGTGCAGAAAGGTCTCTTGGGCTGCCTATTGAACTCCAGAGATGAAAATGGACAAATCTTAACTGATGATCAAATTGCAGATAACATCATTGGAGTATTGTTTGCTGCTCAGGATACTACAGCTAGTATGCTAACCTGGATTCTCAAATACATCCATGATGATCCAAAACTTCTAGCAGCCATTAGG TGTGAACAGGAGGCAATATATAAATCAAACGGTGGTGGGAATCAGCCATTGACATGGGCTCAGACGAAAAATATGGCAGTCACACAAAAG GTCATAATGGAGAGCTTGAGGATGGCCAGCATCATTTCTTTCACCTACAGGGAGGCTGTTGATGATGTTTACTACAAGG GATACTTGATTCCAAAAGGATGGAAGGTATTGCCTATGTTTCGAAACATTCATCATAACCCGGATTTCTTTTCCGATCCATACAAATTTGATCCTTCAAGATTTGAG GCTGGCGCCCTAAAACCCAATACATTCATGCCGTTTGGCACTGGAGTGCATTCATGTCCTGGAAATGAAGTTGCCAAGCTAGAGATGCTTATTTTCATCCACTATGCAGTCACCAAGTTCAG ATGGGAAGTGGTGGGATCCAAGACAAATGGGGTTCAATATCAGCCATTTCCAGTACCTGAAAAGGGACTTCCTGCTAGGTTTTGGAAGGAATGCTGA
- the LOC117919356 gene encoding red chlorophyll catabolite reductase produces MAVVTSHFLLPPLCLPPPSSRTASHYSVSPRRPPIMAASSSSSSLTDPQYGGGRSRFMEFPHVSAPHRDLMVELVSAVEARLDSYLLPCTLPPDVQYYENQSGTAQATLHVRSGHDSSPIDFVLGSWIHCQLPSGGALNITSLSTYLNPSTDAPNFLIELIRSSPTSLVLILDLPPRKDLALHPDYLQTFYEDTKLESRRQLLEKIPESQPYFSSSLYIRCIVSPTAIMTRIETEAGGVERMEEILQSHVGPVAKEVLGIWLDQCAFGEREVGDSEISYLEKRDRLIRSKTIEIDLGSSLPRLFGPETAGRVLEAMRGVFK; encoded by the exons ATGGCTGTGGTTACCAGCCACTTTTTGCTTCCTCCACTCTGTCTTCCTCCCCCTTCTTCTCGGACCGCTTCTCATTATTCTGTGTCACCGAGGAGGCCTCCGATCATGGCTGCTTCCTCATCCTCGTCGTCTCTCACGGATCCGCAGTACGGCGGAGGGCGAAGTAGATTCATGGAGTTCCCGCACGTCTCAGCTCCGCACAGAGATCTTATGGTGGAGCTCGTGTCAGCGGTGGAGGCGCGCCTTGACTCTTATCTGCTTCCTTGTACTCTCCCGCCAGATGTTCAGTACTATGAGAACCAGAGTGGAACCGCCCAAGCGACTCTCCATGTCAGATCCGGCCATGACTCCTCGCCG ATTGATTTCGTATTGGGAAGCTGGATACACTGTCAGCTGCCATCTGGAGGAGCACTCAACATAACCAGCCTCTCCACCTATTTAAACCCTTCAACAGATGCACCAAATTTCCTAATTGAGCTCATCCGGAGCAGCCCTACATCTCTGGTCCTCATTCTTGATTTGCCTCCTCGTAAGGACCTTGCCCTTCATCCAGACTACCTTCAGACTTTCTATGAAGACACCAAATTGGAGAGTCGCAGACAACTGCTTGAGAAAATCCCCGAGTCCCAACCCTACTTCTCATCCTCTCTTTACATCCGCTGCATTGTCTCTCCCACAGCAATAATGACCCGGATAGAAACTGAGGCAGGTGGAGTGGAACGAATGGAAGAGATTTTACAGTCTCATGTTGGACCTGTTGCCAAGGAGGTTTTGGGAATATGGCTGGATCAGTGTGCATTTGGAGAGAGAGAAGTAGGAGATTCGGAGATATCTTACTTAGAAAAGAGGGATAGGTTGATCAGAAGCAAAACGATCGAGATTGATCTTGGCTCAAGCTTGCCTAGGTTGTTTGGGCCAGAAACAGCAGGTAGAGTTTTGGAAGCTATGCGGGgggtttttaaatga